From Glycine soja cultivar W05 chromosome 4, ASM419377v2, whole genome shotgun sequence, the proteins below share one genomic window:
- the LOC114410778 gene encoding uncharacterized protein LOC114410778, producing MFNEFWIVVAHAQSGSYAWGVVALVHTYDHLNDACKSSGRQLAGYITLLQCWIYEHFPTVHESVIDPEYDEMSPRACWWLTTKAYSKGFPASTYQTRIDALMILDVCWMPYGEHRGVRAFDLISCFQGELRWDPVVVTHRPERMAVDPPRHPPIPHHDTYVEPNIPVVPTTPEAGPSHAPSDVEQPRHAVDACQAIAERLERLLNLRIVTVGTEIHEVMEDCIMIARGVTTDGSVYVRAQRRRCTDQS from the exons ATGTTCAATGAATTTTGGATTGTTGTAGCTCATGC TCAGAGTGGAAGCTATGCATGGGGAGTTGTCGCCCTAGTGCATACgtatgatcatttgaatgatGCTTGTAAAAGCAGCGGTCGACAGCTTGCTGGTTACATCACTTTATTACag TGTTGGATATATGAGCATTTTCCCACTGTTCATGAGAGCGTGATTGATCCAGAGTATGATGAGATGTCACCACGTGCCTGCTGGTGGCTTACTACGAAGGCTTATTCGAAGGGATTCCCAGCTTCGACGTACCAGACACGTATAGATGCACTGATGATCCTTGATGTATGTTGGATGCCTTATGGTGAGCATCGAGGAGTTAGGGCGTTTGACCTCATTTCATGCTTTCAGGGTGAGCTTAGATGGGACCCTGTTGTGGTCACACATCGACCAGAGAGGATG GCAGTTGATCCGCCCAGACATCCACCTATCCCACACCATGACACATATGTGGAGCCAAATATCCCTGTGGTCCCTACGACACCAGAAGCTGGACCTTCACATGCACCTTCTGATGTGGAGCAAcctagacatgcagtg GATGCGTGCCAAGCGATTGCAGAAAGGTTGGAGCGTTTACTCAACCTAAGGATAGTCACTGTAGGCACAGAGATACATGAGGTTATGGAAGACTGCATCATGATCGCTAGGGGTGTCACAACAGATGGAAGTGTTTATGTTAGGGCGCAACGAAGACGGTGCACGGATCAGTCGTAG